One window of Methanobacterium alkalithermotolerans genomic DNA carries:
- a CDS encoding thiamine pyrophosphate-dependent enzyme translates to MTKFRCTVCNYIYDEEKEEVQFSNLPASWTCPVCNSPLKVFVVLKVDLQTSKKSAEKITVSDIIIKQMAEWGVKYVFGIPGTSSLGILEALRNQDHITYFQVRHEQTAAFMASAYGKLTGNISACLTVAGPGATNLTTGLYDAKLDKSPVLALTGQVTRELIGPGSFQEIDQHSFFEPFSVFNQSLMFQDQTTNLVTLAIKNALLKKGVSHISVPNDIQKEVYDTEIMPLEGKITNMAISAPDYLIKKSAKIINSADRPVIIAGFGAMDQGLNLLELAEKISSPIVTTFRGKGVINEDEKLYVGSHGTIGSTAATSLVRKSDLLIVIGSSFSDMTQIPEKKTIQIDIDPLMIGRRYPVEVGLLGNSAEILPELIKNVKKVKRDSYRDEIQDLKNDWENIIEREANDKKSPLRVPYILKVLQEMADPEAIFALDVGENSWWFGRNFPVQNSQKIVFSGHLASMGFGLPAALAAQIEYPEKQVICITGDGGFSMVMADFLTAVKYQLPLTVLLFNNHQLAMIQQEQKIEKYPNWQTELFNCDFAAFAKNCGGIGIKVTESEELTAAIEKALSLNKPVLVDIETDPRRFH, encoded by the coding sequence ATGACTAAATTCCGGTGCACCGTATGTAATTATATATATGACGAAGAAAAAGAGGAGGTTCAGTTTTCTAATCTACCTGCATCCTGGACCTGTCCGGTTTGCAACTCTCCTTTAAAAGTTTTTGTTGTTTTAAAGGTAGATTTACAGACTTCCAAAAAATCAGCTGAAAAAATAACAGTTTCAGATATTATAATAAAACAAATGGCCGAATGGGGAGTTAAATATGTTTTTGGAATCCCGGGAACATCTTCTCTGGGTATTTTAGAAGCATTGAGAAACCAGGACCACATAACATATTTTCAGGTGCGTCATGAGCAAACCGCCGCATTCATGGCATCAGCCTATGGAAAATTAACAGGAAATATCTCAGCTTGCCTTACTGTAGCAGGACCCGGAGCTACTAACTTAACTACAGGATTATACGATGCAAAATTGGATAAATCACCAGTTTTAGCCCTAACCGGCCAGGTTACTAGAGAACTAATTGGCCCAGGTTCTTTTCAGGAAATAGATCAGCACTCCTTTTTTGAACCCTTTTCTGTTTTTAATCAATCCCTGATGTTTCAGGATCAAACCACCAATCTGGTTACTCTGGCCATTAAAAATGCCTTGCTTAAAAAAGGAGTTTCACATATTTCAGTCCCTAATGACATCCAGAAAGAAGTTTATGATACAGAAATAATGCCCCTGGAAGGTAAAATAACAAATATGGCCATATCCGCTCCAGATTATTTAATAAAAAAATCTGCTAAAATCATTAACTCTGCTGATAGGCCCGTGATCATAGCCGGATTTGGTGCAATGGATCAAGGATTGAACCTGTTAGAATTAGCCGAAAAAATAAGTTCACCGATAGTTACCACTTTTAGAGGGAAAGGGGTAATTAACGAAGATGAAAAGCTTTATGTAGGGAGTCATGGTACCATTGGCTCTACAGCTGCCACTTCCCTGGTGCGTAAGTCTGATTTATTAATAGTAATTGGATCTTCTTTTTCAGATATGACCCAGATACCTGAAAAAAAAACCATACAAATAGATATAGATCCCCTGATGATTGGAAGACGTTACCCGGTGGAAGTAGGTCTTTTAGGAAATAGTGCAGAAATATTGCCAGAATTAATTAAAAATGTAAAAAAAGTAAAAAGAGATTCCTATCGAGACGAAATTCAGGATTTGAAAAATGATTGGGAAAATATCATAGAAAGAGAGGCAAATGATAAAAAAAGTCCCTTGAGAGTCCCTTACATTTTAAAAGTATTGCAAGAGATGGCTGATCCAGAAGCTATTTTTGCACTGGATGTGGGTGAAAATTCCTGGTGGTTTGGTAGAAACTTCCCGGTGCAAAATTCACAGAAAATTGTTTTTTCGGGTCACCTGGCCAGTATGGGCTTTGGACTTCCAGCTGCTTTGGCTGCACAAATAGAATACCCTGAAAAACAGGTTATATGCATAACTGGTGATGGTGGTTTTTCAATGGTTATGGCTGATTTTTTAACAGCAGTTAAATATCAATTGCCCCTTACCGTGCTTTTATTTAATAACCACCAGTTAGCTATGATCCAGCAGGAACAAAAAATAGAAAAATATCCTAACTGGCAAACCGAGCTTTTTAATTGTGATTTTGCTGCTTTTGCCAAAAATTGTGGAGGAATAGGTATAAAAGTAACTGAATCAGAAGAATTGACTGCTGCAATAGAAAAAGCTTTATCTTTAAATAAGCCGGTTCTGGTGGACATCGAAACAGATCCCCGTAGATTTCATTGA
- a CDS encoding TIGR00295 family protein → MILEKINKEDCISLLKEFKCPPWVIDHSQKVADKALIISKNFPVNLKLVYAGALLHDIGRSKSNGTDHAVIGARILEELEFPSNIVRIVERHIGAGISRVEAEKMGLPPKNYFPIAIEEKIVSHSDNLLDGSTEVNIDFVVEKWEKKLGKNHPSLERLKILHDELIITPNSF, encoded by the coding sequence ATGATCCTGGAAAAAATCAATAAAGAGGATTGTATATCTCTTTTAAAAGAATTTAAATGCCCCCCCTGGGTAATTGATCACAGCCAGAAAGTAGCTGATAAGGCACTTATCATTTCCAAAAATTTTCCTGTTAATCTAAAACTGGTTTATGCCGGGGCATTATTGCATGATATTGGACGCTCCAAAAGTAATGGTACAGATCATGCCGTAATTGGAGCCCGGATTTTAGAGGAACTGGAATTTCCCTCAAACATTGTCCGTATTGTGGAAAGACATATCGGTGCCGGTATAAGTAGAGTAGAAGCAGAAAAAATGGGCCTTCCTCCAAAAAATTATTTCCCTATTGCTATTGAAGAAAAAATAGTGTCTCATTCTGATAACTTACTGGATGGATCTACAGAAGTAAATATTGATTTTGTAGTTGAGAAATGGGAAAAAAAGCTGGGAAAAAATCATCCCTCACTGGAGAGATTAAAAATTCTGCACGACGAATTAATTATCACCCCGAACTCGTTTTAA
- the tfe gene encoding transcription factor E, whose amino-acid sequence MFNDPIVLELINDVIDEEDEGSISIVECLIKGKVTDEEIAETTELRLNIVRRVLYKLYDAGLASYKRSKDPETQWYTYTWKFETERVNDMIKRRHQEIVTQLKEILEYEENNMFFACKSNDCRCSFEEASENGFICPKCNGEMEYMDNTPVIKQIKEELSLYESHGFEIDFGVAESNS is encoded by the coding sequence ATGTTTAATGATCCGATAGTCCTGGAATTAATTAATGATGTAATCGACGAGGAAGATGAAGGAAGTATTTCCATTGTCGAATGCTTAATTAAAGGTAAAGTTACTGACGAAGAAATCGCCGAAACAACTGAGCTCCGATTAAATATTGTTAGAAGAGTCCTATATAAACTTTACGATGCAGGATTAGCGAGTTATAAAAGAAGTAAAGACCCTGAAACCCAATGGTATACCTATACCTGGAAATTCGAAACTGAAAGGGTAAATGACATGATTAAGCGTCGTCATCAGGAAATAGTGACTCAGTTAAAAGAAATATTAGAATATGAAGAAAATAACATGTTCTTTGCATGTAAAAGTAATGACTGTCGCTGTAGTTTTGAGGAAGCTTCTGAAAATGGTTTTATCTGTCCTAAATGTAATGGTGAAATGGAATATATGGACAACACTCCGGTGATAAAGCAAATTAAAGAAGAATTAAGTCTTTATGAAAGCCATGGCTTTGAAATTGATTTTGGGGTTGCAGAAAGTAACTCTTAA
- a CDS encoding transposase family protein, with amino-acid sequence MRNQILTTLNCNIDSIQLKLSDFFTGKNDFETILNDRLKPVKNTQNINQKLYLHENNHFEYINLLCPYCGSKNVIKQEYRQRKLLIDDKEPLNVYLRRYLCKTCGRKFTTNIKSIIKPYKRYINLFKDKLECFLETGYRSLRKTQKDLQNFLENSPSHQTIRNWLTINNKNMIKNTERFYSGYYTYDEQFLRINGHRMYRLTLYDQIRNIPIAEQIVPKRTPQAITQFIEESTINQPLISVTTDHMPLYKNIMDYIGVKHQLCVFHLFKMIGDKLYKKLRSKKVTEREKISLCLYFTDIKNIFRTYNSKTSQKRLEKLLNDFNRIPRLLQRFIKQKIIPDYKRLTTFMENNKIPRTSNTVENYYRQTEPEQIKKKYKTKKGILTYLHYKMKNWTKKHIKK; translated from the coding sequence ATGCGAAATCAAATATTAACTACTCTCAATTGTAATATTGACTCCATACAACTTAAACTTTCCGATTTTTTCACAGGAAAAAATGATTTTGAAACAATTCTCAATGATAGATTAAAACCGGTTAAAAACACTCAAAATATTAATCAGAAACTTTATCTCCATGAAAATAATCATTTCGAATATATTAACCTACTTTGCCCATATTGTGGTTCAAAAAATGTTATTAAACAAGAATATCGTCAAAGAAAACTGTTAATTGACGATAAAGAACCTTTAAATGTTTATTTAAGAAGATATCTGTGTAAAACTTGTGGGCGAAAATTCACCACAAACATTAAATCGATTATAAAACCTTATAAACGATATATTAACTTATTTAAAGATAAATTAGAATGTTTTTTGGAGACAGGTTACCGTTCGCTTCGAAAAACTCAGAAAGATCTGCAGAACTTCCTGGAAAATTCACCATCACACCAAACCATCAGAAATTGGCTTACCATAAACAATAAAAACATGATCAAAAACACTGAACGCTTTTATTCAGGATATTACACTTATGATGAGCAATTTTTACGAATTAATGGCCATAGAATGTACAGATTAACATTATACGATCAAATACGCAACATTCCAATAGCCGAACAAATAGTCCCTAAAAGAACACCACAAGCCATTACACAGTTTATAGAAGAATCAACTATTAATCAACCATTAATATCAGTCACCACCGACCATATGCCACTTTATAAAAATATAATGGATTATATTGGTGTTAAACACCAATTATGCGTATTTCACTTGTTTAAAATGATTGGTGACAAATTATACAAAAAATTACGCAGTAAAAAAGTCACAGAACGTGAAAAAATCAGTTTATGCCTATATTTCACCGATATCAAAAACATATTCCGCACATACAACTCAAAAACCAGTCAAAAAAGACTAGAAAAACTATTAAACGATTTCAATAGAATTCCACGTTTATTACAGCGTTTTATTAAACAAAAAATCATTCCAGACTATAAAAGACTCACCACGTTCATGGAAAACAATAAAATACCACGAACATCTAATACTGTGGAAAATTACTACAGACAAACAGAACCAGAACAAATAAAAAAGAAATACAAAACCAAAAAAGGAATACTCACTTATCTACACTACAAAATGAAAAATTGGACAAAAAAGCACATAAAAAAATAA
- a CDS encoding coenzyme F420-0:L-glutamate ligase, with amino-acid sequence MSKTIIPVFMPPYKLIPVNTSYIKPGASLDIIINNAGPYLENGDFLVISETPVSVSQERLVDESLFEPGLTAIFLSDVWSKYIWGYLLGPILRIKPRTIKNLRKLPKEARAHKEVVLKYYGILHALKPASEAGIDLSNVPGNFVSLLPEKSSQVAREIAKKIENRWKKEVVVLIIDTDATYQLGNFRFTCLPTAMRGIKSNLGIIGYLLGRMSKNKNPTPLGSSFPVKIEKALKMAELAEKYQKSQKNNLETVYKMQESFNANTNEITVDMLNSLNHTPAVIIKRIS; translated from the coding sequence ATGTCTAAAACTATAATTCCTGTTTTTATGCCCCCTTATAAGTTAATACCAGTAAATACCAGCTATATTAAGCCCGGTGCGAGTTTAGATATTATCATTAATAATGCAGGTCCCTATTTAGAAAATGGGGATTTTTTAGTTATATCTGAAACTCCTGTTTCTGTTTCACAAGAGCGTTTGGTGGATGAATCCTTATTTGAACCGGGCTTAACTGCTATTTTTCTATCAGATGTGTGGTCTAAATATATCTGGGGTTATTTACTAGGCCCTATTTTAAGAATAAAACCCCGCACTATTAAAAACTTAAGAAAACTTCCAAAAGAAGCCCGGGCCCATAAAGAAGTTGTTTTAAAATATTATGGCATTTTACACGCCTTGAAACCTGCTTCAGAGGCCGGAATAGATCTGAGTAATGTGCCGGGAAATTTTGTATCTCTTTTGCCTGAAAAATCCTCTCAAGTGGCCCGGGAGATTGCTAAAAAAATTGAAAATCGGTGGAAAAAGGAGGTAGTGGTGCTGATTATTGATACAGACGCTACTTACCAGCTGGGTAATTTTAGATTTACATGTTTACCCACTGCCATGAGAGGAATAAAATCAAATTTGGGAATTATAGGTTATTTATTGGGAAGAATGAGTAAAAATAAAAATCCGACCCCTCTGGGATCTTCATTTCCAGTGAAAATAGAAAAAGCCCTGAAAATGGCAGAATTAGCTGAAAAATATCAAAAATCGCAAAAAAATAATCTTGAAACGGTCTATAAAATGCAAGAATCTTTTAATGCAAATACAAATGAAATTACAGTAGATATGCTAAATTCACTGAACCATACCCCTGCAGTAATAATAAAAAGAATCAGTTGA
- a CDS encoding (Fe-S)-binding protein, whose protein sequence is MTDKSEYVNPKEEIGNLLPGYNCGICGYARCDEFAGALLKKHTTLEKCRFLYQELFLENLNQLKDVLKNENVLVEEKPVIGLLDGYEADFILKPLVNEKSCREILYPFTREELKKGDIIRYRPLGCPITHFAEIIDESHGLITVHMVGPCHRLEKGSENFQFKEAGICMVGGFEGLIEGELPAVGETVRFLPKHCMMQKVHSGVVVQLEGKKALIEGIDLKVWAPPIKGKR, encoded by the coding sequence ATGACAGATAAATCGGAATATGTAAATCCTAAAGAAGAAATAGGAAATCTGCTTCCTGGTTACAACTGCGGCATATGCGGTTATGCTCGTTGTGATGAATTTGCAGGAGCACTTCTAAAAAAACATACTACTCTGGAAAAATGTAGATTTTTATACCAGGAACTCTTTCTTGAAAATCTAAATCAATTGAAGGATGTCCTGAAAAATGAAAATGTACTGGTGGAAGAAAAGCCAGTAATTGGCCTGCTGGATGGATATGAAGCAGACTTTATTTTAAAGCCACTGGTTAATGAAAAATCCTGCCGGGAAATTTTATATCCTTTTACCAGGGAAGAGCTTAAAAAAGGAGATATTATTCGTTATCGTCCATTGGGATGCCCCATAACCCACTTTGCAGAGATAATTGATGAGAGTCATGGATTAATAACTGTCCATATGGTAGGGCCCTGTCACCGATTAGAAAAGGGTTCTGAAAATTTCCAATTTAAAGAAGCAGGCATATGTATGGTAGGCGGATTTGAAGGCCTAATAGAAGGCGAATTACCTGCTGTGGGAGAAACGGTCCGTTTTCTTCCTAAGCACTGTATGATGCAGAAAGTGCACTCCGGAGTAGTAGTGCAATTAGAAGGAAAAAAAGCACTGATTGAAGGGATAGATCTTAAAGTTTGGGCACCGCCGATTAAAGGAAAAAGGTAG
- a CDS encoding GTP-binding protein translates to MKMVIVAGTPGSGKTAVLIHALKSLNLKNLKSSVVKIDCLYTDDDKKFARVGVPVKLGLSMDMCPDHYAIYNLEDMLSWARSHDSDYLIVETAGLCHRCAPYTINSLGVCVIDATSGPNTPLKVGPFLSTADIAVVTKGDMISQAEREIFREKILEVNPKAKIIEANGLSGQGCMELADEMLKAKKVSEEEELRHSAPLAVCTLCVGETRVNKKHHRGILRRIDGFESYEGE, encoded by the coding sequence ATGAAAATGGTAATTGTGGCTGGAACTCCAGGTTCCGGGAAAACTGCGGTTTTAATACATGCCCTTAAAAGTTTAAACCTTAAAAATCTAAAATCATCAGTAGTTAAAATAGACTGTTTATACACCGATGATGATAAAAAATTCGCCAGGGTGGGAGTTCCAGTTAAATTAGGGCTTTCCATGGATATGTGCCCGGACCATTATGCCATATACAATCTGGAAGATATGCTCAGCTGGGCCCGTTCCCATGATTCAGATTATTTAATAGTGGAAACTGCAGGTTTATGTCATCGATGTGCCCCTTATACCATAAATTCATTAGGAGTGTGTGTTATAGATGCAACCAGCGGCCCCAATACTCCTCTTAAAGTGGGCCCTTTTCTATCCACCGCAGATATTGCCGTGGTTACCAAAGGAGATATGATTTCCCAGGCCGAAAGAGAAATATTCAGGGAAAAGATACTTGAAGTAAATCCTAAGGCCAAGATAATCGAAGCTAATGGTCTTAGTGGCCAAGGTTGTATGGAACTGGCTGATGAAATGTTAAAAGCCAAAAAAGTATCAGAAGAGGAAGAACTTCGTCATTCCGCTCCTTTAGCAGTTTGTACCCTGTGTGTAGGTGAAACCAGGGTAAATAAGAAACATCATCGGGGAATATTGCGTAGAATCGATGGTTTTGAAAGCTATGAAGGGGAATAA
- a CDS encoding ATP-binding cassette domain-containing protein, with translation MIDKITVIGGYDKQGNKEPVEEVIIQKGEIFGVVGPTGSGKSSLIGDIEQLAQEDTFSKRKILINGGEPTYEDRTNPRKKMVAQLSQNMNFLADMEVGEFLTLHAKCRGAKNACVNKVIELANTLTGEPIKKEHELTILSGGQSRALMVADVAIISDSPIVLIDEIENAGIRKHDALKVLSGHGKIVMVVTHDPVLALMTDKRIVMKNGGMEKIVSTSTQEKLISERLNKIDELMLHLREKVRRGELVEDLNTDDLELRNNRK, from the coding sequence ATGATAGATAAAATAACTGTTATCGGCGGTTATGATAAACAGGGAAATAAAGAACCAGTAGAAGAAGTAATTATTCAAAAAGGGGAAATTTTTGGAGTGGTGGGACCTACTGGAAGTGGTAAAAGCTCATTAATTGGAGATATTGAGCAATTAGCCCAGGAAGATACTTTTTCTAAGAGAAAAATTCTGATTAATGGGGGAGAGCCCACTTATGAAGATAGAACCAACCCCCGAAAAAAAATGGTAGCTCAGCTATCACAAAATATGAATTTTCTAGCAGATATGGAGGTAGGGGAATTTTTAACCCTTCATGCAAAATGTAGAGGGGCTAAGAACGCTTGCGTGAATAAAGTTATAGAACTGGCCAATACCCTTACGGGAGAACCGATTAAGAAAGAACACGAGCTTACCATACTCTCTGGAGGTCAATCCAGAGCACTTATGGTGGCAGATGTAGCCATTATAAGCGATTCTCCCATAGTTCTTATTGATGAAATTGAAAATGCAGGTATAAGAAAACACGACGCATTAAAAGTTCTTTCCGGACATGGAAAAATTGTTATGGTTGTCACCCACGACCCGGTGCTGGCTTTGATGACGGATAAACGAATTGTAATGAAAAATGGGGGAATGGAAAAAATAGTAAGTACCAGCACTCAGGAAAAATTAATCTCTGAAAGGCTGAATAAAATCGATGAATTAATGCTCCACTTGCGGGAAAAAGTGCGCAGGGGAGAATTAGTAGAGGATTTAAATACAGATGATCTGGAATTAAGGAATAACAGAAAATAG
- the comA gene encoding phosphosulfolactate synthase produces the protein MNAFNFLAPKRQKKPRDNGITMVLDKGMGLHTAEDLMKICGEYVDLLKFGWGTIAIHNRQLIKEKIRMYQKYDVDPYPGGTLFEIAFRKEKLPEYFDEAEKLGFRTLEISDGSTTINPADKSKIIAEAKERGFKVISEVGKKDPAEDLKLSLKDRVNLIKMDLDAGADKVLVEARESGQNIGMFDKEGKVKVEEVNYLIKNIPVDKLIWEAPKKNQQIHFILQIGTDVNLGNITPEEITALETLRLGLRGDTIGKVGL, from the coding sequence ATGAATGCTTTTAACTTTTTAGCGCCAAAAAGGCAAAAAAAACCCCGTGATAATGGAATTACCATGGTTTTAGATAAAGGGATGGGTTTACATACTGCAGAAGACCTTATGAAAATATGTGGAGAGTACGTTGACCTCCTTAAGTTTGGGTGGGGAACCATCGCCATTCATAACCGGCAATTGATTAAAGAAAAAATTAGGATGTATCAGAAATATGATGTGGACCCTTATCCCGGTGGAACTTTATTTGAAATAGCCTTCAGAAAAGAAAAGCTCCCCGAATATTTTGATGAGGCTGAAAAGCTGGGGTTTAGAACTTTAGAGATATCAGATGGTTCAACTACAATTAATCCTGCAGATAAATCAAAAATAATAGCAGAAGCTAAAGAAAGAGGTTTTAAAGTAATTTCCGAAGTTGGTAAAAAGGACCCTGCAGAGGACCTTAAATTAAGCTTAAAAGATAGGGTTAATTTAATAAAGATGGATTTAGATGCAGGTGCAGATAAAGTGCTGGTTGAAGCCCGTGAGAGTGGTCAAAATATTGGAATGTTTGATAAAGAGGGAAAGGTGAAAGTTGAAGAGGTTAATTATTTAATAAAAAACATTCCGGTTGATAAATTAATATGGGAAGCCCCGAAAAAGAATCAGCAGATTCATTTCATACTACAAATCGGAACTGATGTTAATTTGGGAAATATCACTCCAGAAGAAATTACTGCTCTTGAAACCCTTAGATTAGGGCTTCGGGGAGATACTATAGGAAAGGTGGGCCTTTAA
- a CDS encoding pyruvate kinase alpha/beta domain-containing protein, with amino-acid sequence MEKKIYYFENPGEQNTDKLIDLVKSRHEDSEINNIVVASVSGRTALKVSEAITDSSIVSITHHAGFREKGKLETDPDVEKKLKELGIPTYTSSHSLSGVGRGISNKFGGVTPVEIMAETLRMISQGVKVCVEISIMAADAGLIPMDQEIIAIGGTAWGADTAVILTPAHMNSIFDLRIHEIIAMPRP; translated from the coding sequence ATGGAAAAAAAAATTTACTATTTTGAAAATCCAGGGGAACAGAATACCGACAAATTAATAGATCTGGTTAAATCCAGACATGAAGATTCAGAAATAAATAATATCGTGGTTGCATCTGTTTCAGGAAGGACTGCTCTTAAAGTTTCTGAAGCTATAACTGATTCTTCAATTGTAAGTATCACTCATCATGCTGGATTTCGCGAAAAAGGAAAACTGGAAACTGATCCGGATGTGGAGAAAAAATTAAAGGAATTAGGCATACCTACCTATACCAGTTCACATTCATTGAGTGGGGTAGGAAGGGGAATATCCAATAAGTTTGGAGGGGTTACTCCTGTGGAAATTATGGCTGAAACATTAAGAATGATTTCTCAGGGAGTTAAAGTTTGTGTGGAGATTAGTATCATGGCTGCGGATGCAGGGCTAATACCCATGGACCAGGAGATAATAGCCATAGGTGGAACGGCTTGGGGAGCCGATACTGCAGTTATACTCACCCCCGCACATATGAATAGCATCTTCGATTTGAGGATACATGAAATAATTGCCATGCCACGACCTTGA
- the ftsZ gene encoding cell division protein FtsZ, with protein sequence MKFINDAIKESEKRMDRQRPKQTNSEIDEDLRGIIEQSRAKIFVIGSGGAGNNTISRLTEIGIEGAETLAINTDAQDLFYSESNHKLLIGRQTCGGLGAGGVPEVGEECAEESEDDIRNKLDGADMVFVTCGLGGGTGTGSAPVISKMAKKAGALTIAVATMPFSAEGLKRRENAEKGLEKLQSAADTVIVIPNDKLLEVAPNLPLNKAFMVADELLGRAVKGITELITRPGLVSLDFADIRSIMKGSGMAMIGMGESESGDRALESVHEALNSPLLDLDISNAKGALINISGSSDLTLQEAEKIVQIVADELDADANIIWGAQIQEDLQNVIRTTIVVAGVKSPHIFGTPAEREFAEERQRESVKESALEEFIDGVF encoded by the coding sequence GTGAAATTCATAAACGATGCCATAAAGGAATCTGAAAAGAGAATGGATAGACAACGTCCCAAGCAGACGAACTCGGAAATTGACGAAGACCTGAGAGGAATTATTGAACAAAGCAGAGCAAAAATATTTGTTATTGGAAGTGGAGGGGCTGGTAACAATACTATTTCCCGTCTTACTGAGATAGGAATTGAGGGTGCCGAAACACTTGCCATAAATACTGATGCCCAGGATCTGTTCTATAGTGAATCTAATCATAAGCTTCTAATTGGAAGGCAAACTTGTGGTGGTCTTGGTGCCGGCGGTGTTCCAGAAGTGGGAGAAGAATGTGCTGAGGAAAGTGAAGACGACATCCGGAATAAGTTAGATGGTGCGGATATGGTCTTTGTAACCTGTGGGCTAGGTGGAGGCACCGGTACTGGTTCTGCACCAGTAATATCCAAGATGGCTAAAAAAGCAGGAGCATTAACTATAGCAGTGGCCACAATGCCTTTTAGTGCCGAAGGACTAAAAAGAAGAGAGAATGCAGAAAAAGGTTTAGAAAAACTTCAAAGTGCTGCAGACACAGTAATTGTAATTCCCAATGATAAATTATTGGAAGTAGCCCCAAATTTGCCTCTGAACAAGGCATTTATGGTGGCAGACGAATTACTGGGAAGAGCAGTTAAAGGTATAACTGAACTAATAACTCGCCCGGGCCTGGTTAGTCTGGACTTTGCAGATATAAGAAGTATCATGAAAGGGTCAGGAATGGCCATGATTGGTATGGGTGAATCTGAATCTGGTGACAGAGCTTTAGAATCTGTTCATGAGGCTTTAAATAGCCCATTACTTGATCTGGATATTTCTAATGCTAAAGGGGCTTTAATTAATATTTCCGGAAGTTCTGATCTAACCTTGCAGGAAGCTGAAAAAATCGTGCAAATTGTTGCTGATGAACTGGATGCTGATGCCAATATCATTTGGGGAGCTCAAATTCAAGAGGACCTTCAAAATGTTATTCGGACCACTATTGTGGTGGCTGGAGTTAAATCTCCTCATATTTTCGGGACCCCAGCAGAACGAGAATTTGCAGAAGAAAGGCAACGTGAATCTGTTAAGGAATCTGCACTGGAAGAATTTATAGATGGAGTATTTTAA
- a CDS encoding protein translocase SEC61 complex subunit gamma — translation MNLKESTLRFIKQCRRVLHVSKKPDKVEYINVAKITGLGIIVIGIIGFIISIIAQLLGA, via the coding sequence ATGAATTTAAAAGAATCTACTCTCCGTTTTATAAAACAATGTAGAAGAGTATTGCATGTTTCAAAAAAACCAGATAAGGTTGAGTATATCAACGTGGCAAAAATAACAGGCCTGGGAATAATAGTTATAGGTATTATCGGGTTCATAATCAGTATAATAGCCCAATTATTAGGCGCATAA
- a CDS encoding transcription elongation factor Spt5, which yields MEDSINSIYALKTSVGQEKNVARMLARKVKDSGIEINAILIPESLKGYVLVESSSKIDMQNPAIKVPHLRGMVEGKSLITFEEVRRFLKPEPIIASIQKGSIIELISGPFKGEKAKVVRIDESREEVVLELIEAAVPIPVTVKADQIRIIQKEAD from the coding sequence ATGGAAGATAGTATAAACTCCATATATGCTCTCAAGACCTCTGTTGGTCAGGAGAAAAATGTGGCTAGAATGTTAGCTCGGAAGGTAAAAGATAGTGGTATTGAAATCAATGCTATTTTAATCCCGGAATCTTTAAAAGGCTATGTATTGGTGGAATCATCCTCCAAAATAGACATGCAGAATCCTGCTATAAAGGTACCTCATCTTCGAGGTATGGTAGAAGGCAAAAGTTTAATAACCTTTGAAGAAGTTAGAAGATTCCTTAAACCCGAACCAATAATTGCTTCTATACAGAAAGGAAGTATTATAGAGCTAATTTCAGGCCCTTTCAAAGGAGAAAAAGCAAAAGTGGTTCGTATTGACGAATCGAGGGAAGAAGTAGTTTTAGAACTTATCGAAGCTGCTGTTCCTATACCTGTAACTGTTAAAGCTGATCAAATTAGAATAATACAAAAGGAGGCAGATTAA